One stretch of Planctomycetota bacterium DNA includes these proteins:
- a CDS encoding sulfatase: MQPNVVLIVGEDTGRLLGCYGDHYAKTPNLDRLASQGCRFDQAWTTSPVCAPSRAAMVTGQFPTKIGTHQMRSKLINPPRLFTQDLQDAGYYVSWPTKLDFNFKEPDGWVNDRDPWIDRLREGSLGDGKPFFAFVNLNETHESGMWPVGTFAPEVGHPVEKPRSPAVSDPDEAPVPPYLPDVPAVREDIARHYDNIHKIDKDVGEILDALDASGKADDTIVLFIADHGRGLPREKRWPYPAGLHMPMIVRWPGHLDAGSVRHDLVSWVDFAPTINNLAGREPSPDHDGRVFLGEATQPGHDVVFGGRDRMDESFDRVRSCTDGRWHYVRNFFPQLPCAQRNRYMELMPTVQTMRQMNHEGTLKGPAALFMQRSKPAEELYDLQTDYACVRNLADDPARAGILKRLSERMDRWLEEKPDMGAIKERDLIARGIVEDQFPGISERRGDLPEPYRSETQKSVMEEDEVPPM, encoded by the coding sequence ATGCAGCCCAATGTGGTCCTGATTGTTGGCGAAGACACCGGTCGTTTGCTCGGCTGCTACGGCGATCACTACGCCAAAACGCCCAATCTCGACCGTCTCGCATCGCAGGGCTGCCGGTTCGATCAGGCGTGGACGACTTCTCCGGTCTGTGCGCCCTCGCGCGCTGCGATGGTGACGGGGCAGTTTCCGACCAAGATCGGCACGCACCAAATGCGGTCGAAGCTGATCAACCCGCCGCGTCTCTTCACGCAGGATCTCCAGGACGCCGGCTACTACGTCTCCTGGCCGACCAAGCTCGACTTCAACTTCAAGGAGCCCGACGGCTGGGTCAACGATCGCGACCCGTGGATCGATCGTCTTCGCGAGGGCTCGCTGGGCGACGGCAAGCCGTTCTTCGCCTTCGTGAACCTCAACGAGACGCACGAGAGCGGCATGTGGCCAGTCGGCACCTTTGCTCCCGAGGTCGGCCACCCCGTCGAGAAGCCGCGCTCGCCCGCCGTATCCGATCCCGACGAAGCGCCGGTGCCGCCCTACCTGCCGGACGTGCCGGCCGTGCGGGAGGACATCGCGCGGCACTACGACAACATCCACAAGATCGACAAGGACGTCGGCGAGATCCTCGACGCCCTCGACGCCTCAGGGAAGGCCGACGACACGATCGTGCTCTTCATCGCCGACCACGGACGTGGTCTGCCACGCGAAAAACGCTGGCCGTACCCGGCGGGACTGCACATGCCGATGATCGTGCGGTGGCCCGGACATCTCGACGCGGGCAGCGTTCGGCACGACCTGGTGTCGTGGGTCGACTTCGCACCGACAATCAACAATCTCGCGGGCAGGGAACCGTCGCCGGACCATGACGGACGTGTCTTCCTCGGCGAAGCGACGCAACCCGGCCACGACGTTGTCTTCGGCGGGCGTGATCGCATGGACGAGTCGTTCGACCGTGTCCGCTCCTGCACCGACGGCCGGTGGCACTACGTCCGCAATTTTTTCCCTCAGCTTCCGTGCGCCCAGCGCAACCGCTACATGGAGCTCATGCCGACCGTTCAAACGATGCGGCAGATGAACCACGAGGGCACGCTCAAGGGGCCCGCGGCACTCTTCATGCAGCGGAGTAAGCCGGCCGAGGAGCTCTACGACCTTCAGACCGACTACGCGTGCGTCCGCAACCTCGCCGACGATCCGGCACGGGCCGGCATCCTGAAGCGTCTCAGCGAACGAATGGACCGCTGGCTTGAAGAAAAGCCGGACATGGGAGCGATCAAGGAACGCGACCTCATTGCACGCGGCATCGTTGAGGATCAGTTCCCTGGCATCTCCGAACGTCGCGGCGATCTGCCCGAGCCGTATCGCAGCGAGACTCAGAAGTCCGTCATGGAAGAGGACGAAGTCCCGCCCATGTGA